A window of Microbispora hainanensis genomic DNA:
CTGGGCGCGGCGGCCCCCGCCGACGTGGCGCGCGAGCGCGTCTGGCGCATCCGGGCCAGGCGTGTGGTGCTGGCCACCGGCGGCCACGAGCGGTTCGTCGCCTTCGCCGGGAACGACCTGCCCGGCGTGATGCTGGCCGGCGCGGCCCGCACCTACGCGAACCACTACCGCGTGCTTGCGGGGTCGCGGGCGGTCGTGTTCACCACCAACGACAGCGCGTACGCCGCGGCGCTCGACCTCGCCGACGCCGGTGTCGAGATCGCCGCGATCGCCGACGTACGGCAGGCTCCCGGCGAGACGTGGGCGGCCCGCTGCGCCGAGCGCGGCATCGAGCTGCTGACCGGCCACGTGGTCACCGCCGCCAAGGGTGAGGGCGAGGTCTCCTCGGTCCAGGTCGCCCCACGGGGTGACGGCGAGGCCCGCGAGATCGCCGCCGACCTGCTGCTCGTGTCCGGCGGCTGGACGCCGGTGGTGCACCTGTTCAGCCAGGCCGGGGGCACGCTGCGCTACGACGAGGAGCTGGGCGCGTTCACGCCCGGCGAGACCCGTCAGGCGGTGGAGGCCGCCGGGTTCGCCCGGGGGGTCCGCACGCTGCGGGAATGCCTGGAGGACGGCGCCGAGGCGGGCCGCCGCGCGCTGGCCGCCGCCGGCTTCGCCGTACCGGCCGAGATCGCTCTGCCGTCCGCGGAGGAGGAACCGGCCGCCGCGCCCGCCGAGCACCTGTGGCTTGTGGAAAGCGACGACTACGACGCCCACTTCGTGGACCTGCAGCGCGACGTCACCGTGGCGGAGGTGCTGCGCGCGACGGGCGCCGGGCTCACCTCGGTCGAGCACGTCAAGCGCTACACCACGGCGGGCACGGCCCACGACCAGGGCAAGACGTCCGGCCTGCTGACCAGCGGCGTCGTGGCGCACGCGCTCGGCGTGGACGTTTCCGAGCTGGGGACCACGACGTTCCGCGCGCCGTACACGCCGGTCTCGTTCGCCGCGCTGGCGGGCCGCGATCGGGGGCACCTGCACGACCCGGTGCGCGTCACCGCGATGCACGAGTGGCACGTCGCGCGCGGTGCGCTGTTCGAGAACGTCGGCCAGTGGAAGCGGCCCTGGTACTACCCGCAGGCGGGTGAGGACATGGAGTCCGCCGTGCTGCGCGAGTGCCGGGCGGCCCGCGAGGACGTGGCCGCGATGGACGCCTCCACGCTCGGCAAGATCGACGTGGTCGGCCCCGACGCCGCGGTGCTCCTCGACCGGCTCTACACGAACATGATGAGCACGCTCAAGGTCGGCTCCATCCGCTACGGCGTGATGTGCCGCCCCGACGGCATGGTCTTCGACGACGGCACCGTCATCCGCCTGGCCGACGACCGCTTCCTCGTCACCACGACCACCGGCAACGCGGCGGCGGTGCTCGACTGGATGGAGGAGTGGCTGCAGACCGAGTGGCCGGACCTTCGGGTGCACTGCACGTCGGTCACCGAGCAGTGGGCGACCGTGGCGCTCGTCGGGCCGCGCTCCCGCGAGGTGCTGGCGCGGCTCGCGCCCGGCCTGGCGGTGGACAACGACAGCTTCCCGTTCATGACCTGGCGGGACGCCGAGGTCGCCGGGATCGAGGCGCGCGTCTGCCGGATCAGCTTCTCCGGCGAGCTGGCCTACGAGATCAACGTCTCGTCCTGGTTCGGGCTCGCCCTGTGGGAGGCGGTCATGGCGTCCGGCGAGGTCACGCCGTACGGCACCGAGACCATGCACGTGCTGCGCGCCGAGAAGGGGTTCCCCATCGTCGGCCAGGACACCGACGGCACGGTCACCCCGCAGGACCTCGGCATGGAGTGGATCGTCTCGAAGAAGAAGGCCGACTTCGTCGGCAAGCGGTCCTTCGCCCGGGCGGACACCTCCCGGCCCGACCGCAAACACCTGGTCGGCCTGCTGCCCGAGGACCCCGGCGTGCTGCTGCCCGAGGGCGCCCACCTCGTGGCGACCTCGGCGCTGCCCGAGCCGCCGGTGCCGACGCTCGGCTTCGTCACCTCCAGCTACCGCAGCGCCGCGCTGGGCCGTACGTTCGCGCTCGCGCTGGTGAGCGGCGGGCGCGAGCGGATCGGCGAGCGGCTGTTCGCGCCGGTCGGGGCGGACCTGGTGCCCGTCACCGTGACCTCCCACGTTCTGTACGACCCGGAAGGAGCGCGCCGCGATGGCTGAGCCGACGGTTGTGCGCAGGAGTCCGGCCGCGGCGTTCGCGGCGAGGTTCGAGGCGGCGAGCGCGGGCGGCGGCCTGCGCCTGGCCGAGATCCCGTTCCTGACCCAGATCAACCTCCGGGTGGACCCCAAGAGCCCGGCGGCCGAGCGCATCGGCACCGCGATCGGCGTGCCGCTGCCGGTGGAGCCCGGCACGGTCGCGGGCGGCGGCGACCTCGAAGTGCTCTGGCTCGGGCCGGACGAGTGGGTGCTTCTCGCCCCGGACGGCGCCGCACCCGGCCTGGTGGCGCGTCTCACCGAGGCGGCAGGCGGCGAGCACGTCTCGGTCGTCGACGTGTCGGCCCAGCGCACCACCCTGGTGGTGGCCGGTGACCGGGCGCGGGACGTCCTGGCCCACGGCTGCACGCTGGACCTGCACCCCCGGGTCTTCGGCCCGGGCCGCTGCGCCCAGACCACGCTGGCCAGGGCCGGAGTCGTCCTGGTCGCCGGTGCGGACGGCTTCCGCCTGCTGGTCCGCTCGTCCTTCGCCGGATACGTCGCGGAATGGCTGCTCGACGCGTCGGTCGAATACGTCGGGCCCGCGGCCTGACACGGGCGCCGGAACGGCCCGGCCGCGGCGGTCATTGATCGCTGTAGCCGGGCCGCGGTCCTGCCGGTCAGGTGTGTGACATAGCATCGAGGGCGCTCATAAGGAGGGCAGTCCGCACCCCGGTGGGAGACCATGTTCCGCAC
This region includes:
- a CDS encoding sarcosine oxidase subunit gamma, with translation MAEPTVVRRSPAAAFAARFEAASAGGGLRLAEIPFLTQINLRVDPKSPAAERIGTAIGVPLPVEPGTVAGGGDLEVLWLGPDEWVLLAPDGAAPGLVARLTEAAGGEHVSVVDVSAQRTTLVVAGDRARDVLAHGCTLDLHPRVFGPGRCAQTTLARAGVVLVAGADGFRLLVRSSFAGYVAEWLLDASVEYVGPAA
- a CDS encoding 2Fe-2S iron-sulfur cluster-binding protein, whose translation is MSERSEQTSRAGQPYRREGATGTTLRFRFDGRDYEGLEGDTLASALLANGVRAVASSIKLGRPRGVYAAGCEEPNALVQIEEPFPEPMLTATTVELYDGLVASGLPGQGRLADRPDPARYDAVHAHCDVLVVGAGPAGIAAASVAARAGARVILADERPEPGGSLLGTTETLHGAPGREWAAEEVAALAALPDVRVLRRTTVVGHYDDNYVIAVERRTNHLGAAAPADVARERVWRIRARRVVLATGGHERFVAFAGNDLPGVMLAGAARTYANHYRVLAGSRAVVFTTNDSAYAAALDLADAGVEIAAIADVRQAPGETWAARCAERGIELLTGHVVTAAKGEGEVSSVQVAPRGDGEAREIAADLLLVSGGWTPVVHLFSQAGGTLRYDEELGAFTPGETRQAVEAAGFARGVRTLRECLEDGAEAGRRALAAAGFAVPAEIALPSAEEEPAAAPAEHLWLVESDDYDAHFVDLQRDVTVAEVLRATGAGLTSVEHVKRYTTAGTAHDQGKTSGLLTSGVVAHALGVDVSELGTTTFRAPYTPVSFAALAGRDRGHLHDPVRVTAMHEWHVARGALFENVGQWKRPWYYPQAGEDMESAVLRECRAAREDVAAMDASTLGKIDVVGPDAAVLLDRLYTNMMSTLKVGSIRYGVMCRPDGMVFDDGTVIRLADDRFLVTTTTGNAAAVLDWMEEWLQTEWPDLRVHCTSVTEQWATVALVGPRSREVLARLAPGLAVDNDSFPFMTWRDAEVAGIEARVCRISFSGELAYEINVSSWFGLALWEAVMASGEVTPYGTETMHVLRAEKGFPIVGQDTDGTVTPQDLGMEWIVSKKKADFVGKRSFARADTSRPDRKHLVGLLPEDPGVLLPEGAHLVATSALPEPPVPTLGFVTSSYRSAALGRTFALALVSGGRERIGERLFAPVGADLVPVTVTSHVLYDPEGARRDG